A single window of Bacteroidota bacterium DNA harbors:
- a CDS encoding tetratricopeptide repeat protein — MSSLRAKRSNLFLLFTVYCLLFTVFFSSCGNGNEGQLPTVANDSLPADVAAINQKINSDRNNADLYFQRAKAYFSHKDMEHAISDMNIVLKIDSTKPDYYIFISDLYFTQNKTRDTRDALRKAVAVDSTNAGALMKYSQLFYLLRKYDTATIFINRSIHFNNSNPVAYFQKGMILKEWGDTANAILNFQNAIVFDQKYYDAYMQLGILFSLKQNSLALGYFNNALLIKPKSTEALYGKAKFMQDIKEYDKAIQEYDSLLVISPEHQDATFNIGAILYEQKKYDEAMQKFDLIIKRDANFYRGYYGRGRCYEAKGEKQKAMDDYKYCLALKPDYDLAAIQLDVIGRKAGKKM, encoded by the coding sequence ATGTCGTCATTGCGAGCGAAGCGAAGCAATCTTTTTTTACTGTTTACTGTTTACTGTTTGCTGTTTACTGTTTTTTTTTCTTCCTGCGGAAATGGCAATGAAGGACAACTTCCCACAGTAGCAAACGACTCACTTCCTGCTGATGTAGCCGCCATCAATCAGAAAATAAACAGCGACCGAAACAATGCTGATTTGTATTTTCAGCGGGCGAAAGCGTACTTTTCTCACAAGGATATGGAACACGCTATCAGCGACATGAACATTGTTTTGAAAATTGACAGCACAAAACCCGATTACTATATTTTTATTTCAGATTTATATTTCACGCAAAACAAAACACGTGATACGCGCGATGCGCTGAGAAAAGCAGTAGCTGTAGATTCAACAAATGCCGGAGCGCTGATGAAGTACAGTCAGTTATTTTATCTGCTTCGAAAATATGACACAGCCACCATTTTCATTAACAGGAGCATTCATTTCAACAACTCAAATCCGGTTGCTTATTTTCAAAAAGGAATGATTCTGAAAGAATGGGGAGATACGGCAAATGCGATTTTAAACTTTCAGAATGCCATTGTGTTTGATCAGAAATACTATGATGCATATATGCAGTTGGGGATTTTATTCTCTCTGAAACAGAATTCATTGGCGCTTGGATATTTTAATAACGCGTTGCTGATTAAGCCAAAAAGCACAGAAGCGTTATATGGCAAAGCAAAATTTATGCAGGATATAAAAGAATACGACAAAGCCATTCAGGAATATGATTCACTGCTTGTGATTTCTCCTGAACATCAGGACGCTACTTTTAATATTGGAGCTATTTTGTATGAACAGAAAAAATATGACGAGGCTATGCAAAAGTTTGATTTAATAATCAAGCGGGATGCAAATTTTTATCGCGGATATTACGGGAGAGGCAGGTGTTATGAAGCAAAAGGAGAAAAACAAAAAGCGATGGATGATTATAAATATTGCCTCGCGCTCAAACCTGATTATGATTTAGCCGCCATTCAATTAGATGTTATTGGTAGAAAAGCAGGGAAGAAAATGTAA
- the recA gene encoding recombinase RecA, which produces MAKEAVNPVGRTSNGIKEKESHKEIKPEVNKEKLKALQLTIDKLEKAYGKGTIMKMGVDEVIQKVDAIPTGSLGLDVALGVGGLPRGRVIEIYGPESSGKTTLSLHAIAEAQKLGGIAAFVDAEHAFDRTYAKKLGVNLEDLLISQPDNGEQALEITENLIRSGAIDIIVIDSVAALTPKAEIEGEMGDSKMGLHARLMSQAMRKLTGTISKTKCCVIFINQLREKIGVMFGNPETTTGGNALKFYASVRLDIRRIGQIKEGDEVIGNRAKVKVAKNKVAPPFRLAEFDILFGKGISKVGEIIDIGVLHNIIQKSGSWFSYEGTKLGQGRDAVKQVFDDNPELADEIEKKIKEVLIKEA; this is translated from the coding sequence ATGGCAAAAGAAGCAGTAAATCCCGTAGGACGAACGTCCAACGGGATAAAAGAAAAAGAATCTCATAAAGAGATCAAACCGGAAGTGAACAAAGAAAAATTGAAAGCGCTCCAGCTCACCATTGACAAACTGGAGAAAGCTTATGGCAAAGGCACCATTATGAAAATGGGAGTAGATGAAGTGATACAAAAAGTAGATGCGATACCAACCGGTTCGCTCGGATTGGATGTAGCGCTTGGTGTGGGTGGTTTGCCCCGCGGAAGAGTCATTGAAATCTATGGTCCTGAATCATCAGGAAAAACTACGCTCTCGCTCCACGCGATTGCAGAAGCGCAGAAGTTAGGAGGCATTGCAGCGTTTGTGGATGCTGAACATGCATTTGACAGAACGTATGCGAAAAAACTCGGAGTGAATCTGGAAGACCTTCTTATTTCACAACCCGATAACGGAGAACAGGCGCTGGAGATTACTGAAAACCTGATTCGTTCGGGTGCGATTGATATTATCGTAATTGATTCGGTTGCGGCACTCACACCAAAAGCGGAAATTGAAGGAGAGATGGGAGATTCAAAAATGGGATTGCACGCAAGGTTGATGTCGCAGGCGATGAGAAAACTTACCGGCACTATCAGCAAAACAAAATGCTGCGTGATTTTTATTAACCAGCTTCGTGAAAAAATAGGAGTGATGTTCGGCAATCCTGAAACAACTACAGGCGGAAACGCGTTGAAGTTCTACGCTTCAGTACGTTTAGACATTCGCAGAATCGGACAGATAAAAGAAGGCGATGAAGTGATTGGCAACCGCGCGAAAGTTAAAGTGGCAAAAAACAAAGTTGCTCCTCCGTTCCGGCTTGCTGAATTTGATATTCTTTTCGGAAAAGGAATTTCCAAAGTGGGCGAGATCATTGACATCGGTGTTCTGCATAACATCATTCAGAAAAGCGGTTCATGGTTTTCTTATGAAGGAACAAAACTCGGACAAGGACGCGATGCTGTGAAGCAGGTGTTTGATGATAATCCGGAACTTGCAGACGAGATAGAAAAGAAAATTAAAGAAGTGCTTATTAAAGAAGCATAA
- a CDS encoding LPS-assembly protein LptD, with amino-acid sequence MLKTGTSVFFTIAMLISIVFVLFLSEASFAQDSISKPSPNSGIKSKVVYNSRDSVRFDVKNQKVFLFGDADVKYEDMELHADYIEFDMADNIAFARGGRDSAGKAIADSAGMPVGDPVFSDGEKSFDAKEITYNFETKKGKIREVTTQEGEAFIHAKDAKKDTGDVYYIKNGRYTTCDLVDPHFYIKSTKLKIIPDDKIISGPAYLVIADMPTPLALPFGVFPNKTGRKSGILIPFYGESNLGYFLKEGGYYFGISDYFDLALRGDFYSKGSYGVKAHTNYERRYKYSGNLGISFSDIQISEKEFPDYRNTQDFFVKWQHAQDAKKNPTSRFSANVNAGSSTYQTFNSNTANEYLTNTFQSNIAWNKSWQGKPYALSMNMSHSQNTLQKTVDVTLPEAAFSVARQYPFKRKEQIGKPNVLEKIGTSFSLNARNQISSPEKDLFKESSLQKFRNGLRATVPISTSQNLGPLIFTPSVNLSGRGYFQTIRKHFDVSDSSLVTDTLHRFAGVYDWNAALAMSTKLYGMYLFKRGRVKAIRHVITPNASLSYRPDFSQEQYNYYHYVQTSIAGDSVLYSIFQNGIYESPDQGKSGFVNFSLNNNLEMKVRPSKKDTSTQDKKIMLIENLSIASSYNLAAEHYNWSDINVTGSTRLFKIVNITLSGILDPYAYDSTLNRRVERFEFRETGNMARLTSAAFSLSTSLRSLMKKNTEDKNKKTNTKGIKQNEDELNYIMSHPDYYVDFSVPWNLSFNYNVIYTKPDTLKTITQSFTFNGDLSVTEKWKIGFQSGFDIVKKDFTFTSLNIYRDMHCWEMHFDWVPFGLRKSYMLSVAVKASVLQDLKLSRKREWYDYN; translated from the coding sequence ATGCTTAAAACCGGCACATCTGTTTTTTTCACCATAGCAATGTTAATTTCCATTGTATTTGTTTTATTTCTTTCTGAAGCATCGTTTGCTCAGGATTCAATTTCTAAACCTTCTCCTAATTCAGGCATAAAATCAAAAGTAGTTTATAATTCGCGTGATTCAGTGCGTTTTGATGTAAAGAATCAAAAAGTGTTCCTGTTTGGTGATGCAGATGTAAAGTATGAAGATATGGAATTGCATGCTGATTACATTGAGTTTGACATGGCTGATAATATTGCATTTGCCAGAGGTGGAAGAGACAGTGCAGGAAAAGCGATTGCTGACAGCGCTGGAATGCCTGTTGGCGACCCGGTATTTTCTGACGGAGAAAAAAGTTTTGACGCAAAAGAAATCACGTACAACTTTGAAACTAAAAAAGGAAAAATCAGGGAAGTGACCACGCAGGAAGGAGAAGCGTTCATTCACGCGAAAGATGCGAAAAAAGATACAGGGGATGTTTACTACATCAAAAATGGAAGATACACTACCTGTGATTTAGTGGACCCGCACTTTTATATCAAATCAACAAAACTTAAAATCATTCCTGACGATAAAATAATTTCTGGTCCCGCTTATCTGGTGATTGCTGATATGCCAACTCCTCTTGCTCTTCCGTTTGGAGTGTTTCCAAATAAAACTGGAAGGAAGTCAGGAATTCTGATTCCGTTTTATGGAGAATCCAACCTTGGATATTTTTTAAAAGAGGGAGGTTACTATTTTGGGATCAGCGATTATTTTGATTTGGCTTTGAGAGGTGATTTTTATTCGAAAGGAAGTTATGGAGTAAAGGCGCACACGAATTATGAAAGACGATATAAGTATAGTGGAAATCTGGGAATAAGTTTTTCGGATATTCAAATCAGTGAAAAAGAATTTCCGGATTACAGGAACACGCAGGATTTTTTTGTGAAGTGGCAGCATGCGCAGGACGCTAAAAAAAATCCTACTTCAAGATTTTCGGCAAATGTGAACGCGGGAAGCAGCACGTATCAAACTTTTAATTCCAATACTGCAAATGAATATCTTACCAACACGTTTCAGTCAAATATTGCGTGGAATAAATCATGGCAGGGAAAACCCTATGCTCTTTCCATGAACATGTCGCACAGCCAGAATACTCTTCAAAAAACAGTGGATGTAACTTTGCCCGAAGCGGCTTTTTCAGTGGCGCGCCAATATCCGTTTAAGCGGAAAGAGCAGATTGGAAAACCCAATGTGCTTGAGAAGATAGGAACCAGTTTCTCATTGAATGCGAGAAATCAAATCAGTTCTCCTGAAAAAGATTTATTCAAGGAATCTTCTCTTCAAAAATTTCGCAATGGATTGAGAGCAACTGTTCCCATCAGTACTTCGCAAAATCTTGGTCCGCTGATTTTTACTCCTTCAGTTAATCTATCCGGGCGGGGATATTTTCAGACAATCAGAAAGCATTTTGATGTCAGTGACAGCAGTTTAGTGACAGATACGCTGCACAGATTTGCCGGTGTGTATGATTGGAATGCAGCGCTTGCCATGAGCACAAAACTTTACGGAATGTATTTATTTAAAAGAGGAAGAGTGAAAGCGATTCGGCATGTAATCACACCCAACGCGTCTTTGAGTTACAGACCTGATTTCAGCCAGGAGCAGTATAATTATTATCACTATGTGCAGACCAGTATTGCAGGAGATTCGGTTTTGTATTCCATCTTTCAGAATGGAATTTATGAATCGCCTGATCAGGGAAAATCCGGATTTGTTAATTTCTCTCTGAATAATAATTTAGAAATGAAAGTTCGCCCGTCAAAAAAAGATACTTCCACGCAAGACAAAAAAATTATGCTTATTGAGAACTTAAGTATTGCTTCATCTTACAACCTTGCTGCCGAACATTACAACTGGTCAGATATCAATGTGACAGGCAGTACAAGGCTTTTTAAAATAGTTAACATCACACTAAGTGGAATTCTTGACCCTTATGCGTATGATTCAACGCTCAATAGAAGAGTAGAGCGATTTGAATTTCGTGAAACGGGAAACATGGCACGCCTCACATCAGCTGCATTTTCACTCAGCACTAGTTTGAGAAGTTTAATGAAGAAAAATACAGAAGATAAAAATAAGAAGACAAATACAAAGGGAATTAAACAAAATGAAGACGAACTCAATTATATTATGTCTCATCCTGATTATTATGTTGACTTCTCTGTGCCATGGAATCTTTCTTTTAACTACAATGTCATTTACACAAAACCCGATACACTTAAAACCATCACGCAGTCATTTACTTTTAATGGAGATTTAAGTGTAACAGAAAAGTGGAAGATCGGCTTTCAGTCAGGATTCGACATAGTGAAAAAAGATTTTACTTTTACATCGCTGAACATTTACCGAGATATGCACTGCTGGGAAATGCATTTTGACTGGGTTCCTTTCGGATTGAGAAAGAGTTACATGCTGAGCGTGGCGGTGAAAGCAAGCGTGCTGCAGGATTTGAAACTCAGCAGAAAACGGGAGTGGTATGATTATAATTAA
- a CDS encoding N-acetylmuramoyl-L-alanine amidase: protein MNKRFSIFLIVFTSLIGVSSTPKVTPESNSLTNFNKTISFAAGAYLFGIKTVVIDAGHGGKDPGCLGITTSQEKDIALGIALKLGKYIQEKIPDVKVVYTRSTDVFIELDERAAIANKNKADLFICIHCNTACSYIKKTKQKICNEEIFGTETYVMGLHKTNANLNVAKRENESILLEKNYQKRYDGFDPNSETGYILLTMQQNAYLKQSLNFASKIQKNVKEKAGRIDKGVQQAGFLVLWRTTMPSVLIETEFLSNTQSENFASSEKGQDNMARAIFSAFRQYKDEVEGKLVKYEDDIETAPPFIPQKDSSKIKEPEGKGQGITEPKKDSVQIRKEPIIENEIEIAPKDTFPKNKMLPPVKIDSAKKSEVIIKKDSANNGQLTTGNEQIIYKVQFMSAGTRVPLLSDKFKGLKDVGEYQDGAFYKYTAGEFKTIEQAMKYRSEMQSKGFKDCFVVKFKDGKRMKN, encoded by the coding sequence ATGAACAAACGCTTCTCCATATTTCTTATTGTATTTACTTCATTGATAGGCGTGTCTTCTACACCAAAAGTTACGCCAGAAAGCAACTCTTTAACAAATTTTAACAAAACAATTTCTTTTGCAGCAGGCGCCTATCTCTTCGGAATAAAAACAGTGGTGATTGATGCCGGTCACGGAGGAAAAGATCCGGGATGCCTTGGCATCACCACGTCACAGGAAAAAGACATCGCGCTTGGCATTGCGCTTAAACTTGGAAAATATATTCAGGAAAAAATTCCTGATGTAAAAGTTGTGTATACACGAAGCACAGATGTATTTATAGAACTGGATGAGCGAGCCGCCATCGCTAATAAAAACAAAGCTGACTTATTCATCTGCATTCATTGTAATACTGCCTGTTCGTATATCAAAAAAACAAAACAAAAAATCTGCAACGAGGAAATATTCGGAACCGAAACGTATGTGATGGGCTTGCATAAAACAAATGCCAACCTGAATGTGGCAAAGCGTGAGAACGAATCAATACTCTTGGAAAAAAATTATCAGAAACGCTATGACGGATTTGATCCGAACAGCGAAACAGGCTACATACTTTTAACTATGCAGCAGAATGCCTATCTGAAACAGAGTTTAAACTTTGCGTCAAAGATTCAGAAGAATGTGAAAGAAAAAGCAGGGCGAATTGACAAAGGAGTTCAGCAAGCCGGTTTTCTTGTGCTTTGGAGAACAACTATGCCAAGCGTGCTCATTGAAACAGAATTTCTTTCAAACACACAGTCAGAAAATTTTGCAAGTTCAGAAAAAGGACAGGATAACATGGCACGCGCCATCTTCAGTGCATTCCGCCAATACAAGGATGAAGTGGAAGGAAAACTTGTGAAGTATGAAGATGACATTGAAACCGCTCCGCCTTTTATTCCGCAGAAAGACAGTTCAAAAATAAAAGAACCAGAAGGCAAAGGGCAAGGAATAACAGAACCAAAGAAAGATTCTGTTCAGATTAGAAAAGAACCGATAATTGAGAATGAAATTGAAATTGCTCCTAAAGATACTTTTCCAAAAAACAAAATGCTACCACCTGTTAAAATAGATTCAGCTAAGAAGTCAGAAGTGATTATTAAAAAAGATTCGGCAAACAACGGGCAACTAACAACTGGCAACGAACAAATCATTTACAAAGTTCAGTTCATGTCAGCCGGCACCCGCGTTCCCCTGCTATCTGATAAATTCAAAGGACTGAAAGATGTAGGCGAGTATCAGGATGGCGCTTTTTACAAATACACCGCGGGCGAATTCAAAACAATTGAGCAGGCAATGAAGTATCGCAGCGAAATGCAATCAAAGGGTTTTAAGGATTGTTTTGTGGTGAAGTTTAAGGATGGGAAAAGAATGAAAAACTAA